Genomic window (Falco cherrug isolate bFalChe1 chromosome 4, bFalChe1.pri, whole genome shotgun sequence):
TACACTCTTAATTTGTGTACGTATTTAAGAAACCTTGAGGTAGAAATTCAGCGATTTCTtggttgttttgctttctgaaaccaGAAAGGGAGCTCATTCAAAGCAGGAGCTTATTGAGTACCTTTCAGTATGCAGGCTTGTGGCTGCCATAGCGGTGCGAGTTCGAACACGTCTCGGAGTCAACTCAGACCACCAAAACAGACTCACAGCTCTCCCGTTACTGCTCTGCTCCTCTTGGCCTGACTAACAGACTAAGCAACCGGAATGCAAGGACTCGCCAAAGGAATGGTTGTGTTTATTCCGTTATTCAACAGCTATTACGCAGACGAAGTTGTAACAGCCACTAAGACCACACAAAATCATAAATTATCCTCTCTGAATTTAACTCCAAATATCTATCCTTTGAATGTTCTCTTCCCAGCTATCCACTGCATAGAACAGTTTGTCACCGCAGTACAACAGAGCACTTAATCTAGTTACTGCTCTGGAAAGAGTGCTGTGTTTTACTCATTTAGCAGCAGGAACCTGCTATCTGGCACACAAAGTATTTACGTAAAAACCTTGCTGTCCCACAATTCGTTATGTGCTTTTCAGAGCTCTTGTTGAATGAATTTATGAACAATGCATAAGATGCCTTAAAGTCAAAACAGTCTTGAAATGACCTCTCTTCTAAACGGGGAAAGTAAAAGTACTTAAACACTACATAACACAGTCATTGAAATCCATTGCCAACGTCTTCTTTAAACACAATTCCTTACACTGGAAACTGTCTTAACACAGTCTAGGTTTTCACAATCATTTGATACCCTCTTCCTCAGGCTAGCTGTTCCATGGATGTTCACAACTGCAACATTCAGTTACTGTTAAAAGTATATGAGAAAACTCACAGAGATTTCCAACAGGATTACAGACAACCACGTGGCCAGTAAATGGTAATGATTTCAGCTGGGAGTTTTTTactctaagaaagaaaaattaaaaaaaaaaatcttagcacCCTAACCAGAAATCAGAACCTCACAATATACAAgctatatgaaaatatatatatatatatatatgtattttcatgCATGTCACGCATGGTATGTGTGTCTGCATTCCCTTTCctacttttcttgcttttgcaatGCTTTTCCATTCATTTCCATATTCCTAGCCAGGACCCCAGAAAAccaaatgataaaaataaaaggaacaaattccattgaaatgagaaatgttATTTCCCCAATAAAAACATCTCAAGACATTACAACAAGCCTTTATCTTTGCAAGGCAGATCTTTTACTTCTGGTAGGACATAAGCTATCAAGGTACTGGTAGCTGTATTTACGGCCTCTTAGGTTAAGTGCTTCGCTTACCATTTCAAATGCGGAAATTAATCAGTCGGGTAACAAACACTTGAAGCTCTAGGAAGTACATATGTTCAACAACTTATGTTCAGATACATGCTCTGAACATACGGGCAGTTGTCTTCTGATTCAGTCAAATATCTGTGCTAGTCCTTTTCATACCATCGTCCATACAGAGCAGCTGTCAGTAGGCCAGAAGATGTTCTATTTTTGCTTATGAAATAGTAGTTGTTTTTCCAGCCCATGTGATCAGCAAAGTCCAAGGTAATACCAGATGTCAACAGTAAAGGGAAGATATAAGGGGTACTCATATTTCCCCATAGCTGGAAATCTATCAGAGCAGTGGCATCTGTAACCTCCTGCCCACAAGTGTTAAAGCTGAGACCACCACACTTCACTAATGCACAGGCCTGGACATAGTACGTGCCGTGCACTGTATGGAGCCCATCAAAAACTCCCAGAGCATATAATTCATCAGTTAAAACATCTCTCCGATAAGTTAAGTAACAACAAAGGGTATTGGCACAAACGTggagttttcctttttgtcccCATACAGGAACAAAAGTAAAGTTGTCGTACATCATTTCTGCATAAAATATGGGAGGTAACAGTTCATTTCCCTCTTCTGATGCTCTACCAGGGGTGTCTTCTCTCTCCTTAAAGCAAACTTGATCATCCAGCGAGATGCTCGTAAAAGGCTTGCACGAGTGATGCAAGTTCTCTCCGAATCTTTCATTACTCTCCAAATTGGTTTCGTAATCTGTGGTAATCACAGGAATTTCTGCTACGATAAGCTTGCCACCGTAACTTTCCATGTTGTGGTAGATGAATGATTTGACTGGAGTGTATATGCCGCTCCCTGTCATGCCCAAGGTAGGGTGGTGGATATTAGCTGCTAAAACATTAACATTGAAAGCTGTTGCAAAAGCTTGTTGAAATTCTACAGCAGACAGGAGCGGGAGCTGGTTCATCCAGGCAGTTGGATATACAACTTGTTTCAAATTGTACTGTCTGATGAGGTTCACTGCGGGCTCAAAGAAGAGTATATCAAAGCAAGTGAACATACCAAACTTGCCAGCAAAAGGCGTATCAAAGAATTTATAGTCAGGCTCTGGAGGGGTATCAAAAGCATATTCAAAATACAGATTGTGTTTGCGATATGTGGCGACC
Coding sequences:
- the BTD gene encoding biotinidase, whose protein sequence is MAYTMMDLCWKLFVCIFCYQVVSGRVKRHGHYVAAVYEHESILSPNPAALVDRRSALELMGRNLDIYEQQVVDAARQGAQIIVFPEDGIHGFNFTRSSIYPYLDFVLHSQSVKWNPCREPYLFNDTEVLQRLSCMALKNKIFLVANLGTKEPCDHADPRCPPDGRYQFNTNVAFSDDGMLVATYRKHNLYFEYAFDTPPEPDYKFFDTPFAGKFGMFTCFDILFFEPAVNLIRQYNLKQVVYPTAWMNQLPLLSAVEFQQAFATAFNVNVLAANIHHPTLGMTGSGIYTPVKSFIYHNMESYGGKLIVAEIPVITTDYETNLESNERFGENLHHSCKPFTSISLDDQVCFKEREDTPGRASEEGNELLPPIFYAEMMYDNFTFVPVWGQKGKLHVCANTLCCYLTYRRDVLTDELYALGVFDGLHTVHGTYYVQACALVKCGGLSFNTCGQEVTDATALIDFQLWGNMSTPYIFPLLLTSGITLDFADHMGWKNNYYFISKNRTSSGLLTAALYGRWYEKD